One Pontibacillus yanchengensis DNA window includes the following coding sequences:
- the yidC gene encoding membrane protein insertase YidC: MKRTMQLIMLFLVSTLFLAGCSAKSGGGDGFFNEFFVQPFSIAIQSLAEWFSGSYGVAIIVVTLIIRLILMPSMLNMYKKQQSMKTKMAAIKPEIDDVQNRLKEATSQEDKQQLQKEMMYLYQKHGVNPLNMGCLPLLLQMPVLMGFYYAIRSSEEIATHSFMWFDLGQPDISMAIIAGILYYIQYKVSLIGVPDAQKKQMKIMGLLSPVMILVISLTAPAALPLYWAVGGLFLILQTWLGRKLYSQSKEEAS, encoded by the coding sequence ATGAAAAGAACAATGCAACTGATCATGCTATTTCTAGTATCTACCCTCTTTTTAGCAGGATGTTCTGCAAAATCTGGTGGTGGGGATGGATTCTTTAATGAATTTTTTGTACAACCATTTTCGATAGCTATCCAATCATTAGCAGAATGGTTTAGTGGTAGCTACGGTGTTGCAATCATCGTGGTAACGTTGATTATACGCCTTATTCTTATGCCGTCGATGCTCAATATGTATAAAAAGCAACAGTCCATGAAAACAAAAATGGCAGCTATTAAACCAGAAATAGATGATGTACAAAATAGGTTAAAAGAAGCTACTTCTCAGGAAGATAAGCAACAATTACAGAAAGAGATGATGTACCTTTACCAAAAGCATGGGGTGAATCCGCTTAACATGGGTTGCCTTCCATTGTTGCTACAAATGCCAGTATTGATGGGGTTCTATTACGCAATACGTAGTTCTGAAGAAATTGCTACGCATTCCTTTATGTGGTTCGACCTAGGTCAACCAGATATAAGCATGGCGATTATCGCAGGAATTCTATATTATATACAATATAAAGTATCCCTTATTGGAGTACCAGACGCACAGAAGAAACAAATGAAAATAATGGGATTATTATCTCCTGTTATGATTCTAGTCATTTCTTTAACTGCACCAGCAGCCTTGCCCCTGTATTGGGCAGTAGGAGGATTGTTCTTGATTCTTCAAACTTGGTTAGGAAGAAAATTATATTCACAGTCTAAAGAAGAAGCTTCTTAA